Proteins encoded by one window of Bactrocera oleae isolate idBacOlea1 chromosome 4, idBacOlea1, whole genome shotgun sequence:
- the GstE10 gene encoding glutathione S-transferase 1, producing MSSKLILYGTKKSAPTRTVLLTLKALDLDFEFREVNIFAKEQMQPEFVEKNPQHTVPTLEDDTNILVDSHAIAGYLVRKYGKDDTLYPADFYARAVVDHRLYYEAVTLFSTCLKQITGPLFHQNVIDIPKEKFEQIRNAYTLLETFLTKSTYMAGENLTIADFSIVSTVSLLSATFVAIDSNKWPKLAEWLKRLEALPYYAEISDAALKEYAELVHSKLPKQYEKLWKKAYEEIKSSRQ from the coding sequence ATGTCGTCGAAATTGATCTTGTATGGCACCAAAAAGAGTGCACCCACACGAACCGTCTTGCTCACGCTTAAAGCGCTCGATTTAGACTTTGAATTTCGTGAGGTGAACATCTTTGCCAAAGAACAAATGCAGCCGGAATTTGTAGAAAAGAATCCTCAGCATACAGTACCCACGCTTGAGGATGATACAAACATACTGGTGGACTCTCATGCCATTGCCGGTTATCTGGTGCGCAAGTATGGCAAGGATGACACACTCTATCCAGCAGATTTTTACGCGCGCGCCGTGGTGGATCATCGTTTATACTACGAAGCAGTCACATTGTTTTCCACTTGTCTTAAGCAAATCACCGGTCCACTCTTTCATCAGAATGTCATCGATATACCAAAAGAGAAGTTcgagcaaataagaaatgccTACACTTTGCTAGAAACATTTCTCACCAAAAGCACCTACATGGCTGGTGAGAATTTGACCATCGCCGATTTCAGCATCGTTTCGACGGTGAGCCTCTTAAGTGCCACATTTGTAGCTATCGATAGTAACAAGTGGCCGAAGTTGGCGGAGTGGCTGAAGCGTTTGGAGGCGCTTCCTTACTATGCGGAAATCTCTGACGCCGCTTTAAAGGAATACGCGGAATTGGTGCACAGCAAACTGCCGAAGCAGTATGAAAAGCTGTGGAAGAAAGCATATGAAGAAATCAAAAGTAGTAGGCAGTGA
- the LOC106620900 gene encoding glutathione S-transferase 1 encodes MSGIILYGHDISPPVRACLLTLKALKLQFEYKHVDILVGEQLADDFIKHNPQHTVPTLHDNGVWLWDSHAICGYLVDKYAKDDSLYPRDLVLRARVHQRLYFDASILFMSLRCITRPMFKSNVSIVPREKTQGIIEGYTLLEKFLTSGAYLVGDCLTIADLCCVATATSLGGVIELDATKYPKVSAWMERLKKLPYYEEANGWGCKRYMDILKTRLTAIVS; translated from the coding sequence ATGTCAGGTATTATTCTATATGGCCACGACATCAGTCCACCGGTCCGCGCGTGTTTGTTAACGCTGAAAGCACTAAAACTGCAATTTGAATACAAACATGTAGATATTTTGGTGGGTGAACAATTAGCCGATGACTTCATCAAGCACAATCCACAACACACTGTGCCCACATTGCATGATAATGGCGTCTGGTTGTGGGACTCGCACGCCATCTGTGGCTATCTTGTCGACAAGTATGCTAAGGATGATTCGCTATATCCGCGAGATTTAGTCTTGCGCGCACGCGTCCATCAGCGACTCTATTTCGATGCGAGCATACTCTTCATGTCATTACGCTGTATCACTCGACCGATGTTCAAGAGCAATGTATCCATCGTACCGCGTGAAAAGACACAGGGAATCATTGAAGGTTATACTTTGCTTGAGAAGTTCCTGACAAGCGGTGCCTATTTAGTAGGCGATTGTTTGACCATAGCCGATCTTTGCTGTGTTGCCACGGCAACGTCGCTGGGAGGTGTGATCGAATTGGATGCTACAAAATATCCCAAAGTGAGCGCATGGATGGAGCGCTTGAAGAAATTGCCATACTACGAGGAAGCAAACGGTTGGGGATGCAAAAGGTATATGGACATACTTAAGACACGTCTCACTGCCATTGTGTCCTGA
- the LOC106620907 gene encoding uncharacterized protein produces the protein MPAGRVAGKAGYSNHYYNGRSYVGINEEIMWVSIGMGVTIAILITIALCYIAREKCQKRQREYYVTA, from the exons ATGCCAGCAGGCAGGGTAGCCGGGAAAGCTGGCTATTCCAATCATTATTATAACG GGCGTTCGTACGTGGGCATCAACGAGGAGATAATGTGGGTTAGCATAGGAATGGGGGTAACAATTGCAATTCTCATAACCATTGCGTTGTGTTATATTGCACgtgaaaaatgtcaaaaacgCCAACGTGAATATTATGTGACCGCGTAG
- the LOC106620904 gene encoding glutathione S-transferase 1 → MSEKIALYGFERSPPVRAVLLTLNALNLKFEQITVDTRKGEQYSEEYLKKNPAHTIPLLEIDGKYISDSHAIIAFLASKYGKDDSLYPKDLYQRAIVDQRLHYETGVVFQEVMKQRLRPLFLCELPQAAADEAIKAVCDVYTVLETYLNQNKYMAADHLTIADLSLLSTVTVMDLVVPVVAEKWPKLSAWLVKLKQLPYYEKANTKGLKELKEAFKPALAKYKI, encoded by the coding sequence ATGAGTGAAAAAATCGCCCTCTACGGCTTCGAAAGGAGTCCACCGGTACGCGCCGTTTTACTGACACTGAACGCTTTGAATTTGAAATTCGAACAAATAACGGTGGATACACGTAAGGGTGAACAATATTCTGAGGagtacttgaaaaaaaatccaGCGCATACAATTCCATTACTTGAAATTGATGGCAAATATATATCTGATTCTCACGCCATCATTGCCTTCTTAGCTAGCAAATATGGCAAAGACGATTCGCTCTATCCAAAGGATCTATATCAACGCGCCATTGTCGACCAACGTTTGCACTATGAGACAGGTGTTGTCTTTCAAGAAGTAATGAAACAACGTTTGCGTCCATTATTTTTATGTGAACTGCCACAAGCGGCGGCTGATGAAGCAATTAAAGCCGTTTGCGATGTATATACTGTGCTGGAGACTTATCtcaaccaaaataaatatatggctGCTGATCATTTAACCATAGCTGATCTCAGTCTCCTATCAACGGTTACTGTTATGGATTTAGTTGTGCCTGTGGTGGCGGAAAAGTGGCCAAAATTGTCAGCGTGGTTGGTGAAATTGAAGCAGTTGCCATATTATGAGAAAGCAAACACCAAAGGTTTGAAAGAACTGAAGGAAGCCTTTAAGCCGGCATTGGCGAagtataagatataa